A window of Odocoileus virginianus isolate 20LAN1187 ecotype Illinois chromosome 22, Ovbor_1.2, whole genome shotgun sequence contains these coding sequences:
- the MEX3C gene encoding RNA-binding E3 ubiquitin-protein ligase MEX3C, translating to MPSGSSAALALAAAPAPLPQPPPPPPPPPPPPAGGPELEGDGLLLRERLAALGLDDPSPAEPGAPAIRAAAAQGPARRAAEPSPEERAPPGRPGVSEAAELELEEEEDDDDDEEEEEEGEDAELDGDLLEEEELEEAEEGRPSLLLLSPPAAAASQTQPIPGGSLGSVLLPPAGFDAREAAAAAAAAGVLYGGDDAQGMMAAMLSHAYGPGGCGAAAAAAAALNGEQAALLRRKSVNTTECVPVPSSEHVAEIVGRQGCKIKALRAKTNTYIKTPVRGEEPIFVVTGRKEDVAMAKREILSAAEHFSMIRASRNKNGPALGGLSCSPNLPGQTTVQVRVPYRVVGLVVGPKGATIKRIQQQTHTYIVTPSRDKEPVFEVTGMPENVDRAREEIEMHIAMRTGNYIELNEENDFHYNGTDVSFEGGTLGSAWLSSNPVPPSRARMISNYRNDSSSSLGSGSTDSYFGSNRLADFSPTSPFSTGNFWFGDTLPSVGSEDLAVDSPAFDSLPTSAQTIWTPFEPVNPLSGFGSDPPVNMKTQRRGSQPSTPRLSPTFPESIEHPLARRVRSDPPSTGNHVGLPIYIPAFSNGTNSYSSSNGGSTSSSPPESRRKHDCVICFENEVIAALVPCGHNLFCMECANKICEKRTPSCPVCQTAVTQAIQIHS from the exons ATGCCGAGCGGCAGCTCCGCGGCCCTGGCCCTGGCGGCGGCCCCGGCCCCGCTGCCGcagccgcccccgccgccgccgccgccgccgccgccccccgcgGGCGGCCCGGAGCTCGAGGGGGACGGGCTCCTGCTGAGGGAACGCCTGGCCGCCCTGGGCCTCGACGACCCCAGCCCGGCGGAGCCCGGCGCCCCGGCGATCCGGGCCGCGGCGGCGCAGGGCCCGGCCCGGCGGGCGGCGGAACCGTCACCCGAGGAGCGGGCGCCGCCCGGCCGACCCGGAGTCTCGGAGGCGGCCgagctggagctggaggaggaggaggacgacgacgacgacgaggaggaggaggaggagggggaggacgcGGAGCTGGACGGAGACCTGctagaggaggaggagctggaggaggcagaggagggccGGCCGTCCCTTCTGCTGCTGTCGCCGCCCGCGGCCGCCGCCTCTCAGACCCAGCCGATCCCGGGCGGGTCCCTGGGGTCGGTGCTGCTGCCCCCCGCCGGCTTCGATGCCCGGGaggcggccgcggcggcggcggcagcgggggTGCTCTACGGAGGGGACGATGCCCAGGGCATGATGGCGGCGATGCTGTCCCACGCCTACGGCCCCGGCGGctgcggggcggcggcggcggcggcggccgcccTGAACGGGGAGCAGGCGGCCCTGCTCCGGAGAAAGAGCGTTAACACCACCGAGTGCGTCCCGGTGCCCAGCTCCGAGCATGTCGCCGAGATTGTCGGTCGCCAGG GTTGTAAAATTAAAGCGCTGAGAGCCAAGACGAACACGTATATCAAAACACCGGTTCGTGGTGAAGAGCCCATTTTTGTTGTCACTGGACGGAAGGAAGATGTTGCCATGGCCAAACGAGAAATCCTGTCAGCTGCAGAGCACTTCTCCATGATTCGTGCATCTCGAAACAAAAATGGCCCTGCCCTGGGAGGGTTGTCATGCAGTCCTAATCTGCCGGGTCAGACCACTGTTCAAGTCAGGGTGCCCTATCGCGTGGTAGGACTGGTAGTTGGACCCAAAGGAGCAACCATCAAAAGAATCCAGCAGCAGACCCACACGTACATAGTAACTCCGAGCAGAGATAAGGAGCCTGTCTTTGAAGTGACAGGGATGCCCGAAAATGTTGACCGAGCACGAGAAGAAATTGAAATGCATATTGCCATGCGTACGGGAAACTACATTGAGCTCAATGAAGAGAATGACTTCCATTACAATGGTACTGACGTCAGCTTTGAAGGTGGCACTCTGGGCTCTGCCTGGCTCTCCTCCAATCCCGTTCCTCCTAGCCGCGCCAGAATGATCTCCAATTATCGAAATGATAGTTCCAGCTCCCTGGGAAGCGGTTCCACAGATTCCTACTTTGGAAGCAATAGGCTGGCTGACTTTAGTCCAACAAGCCCATTTAGCACAGGAAACTTTTGGTTTGGAGATACACTACCTTCTGTAGGCTCAGAAGACCTTGCAGTTGATTCTCCTGCCTTTGACTCTCTACCAACATCCGCTCAAACTATCTGGACTCCGTTTGAACCAGTTAACCCACTCTCTGGCTTTGGGAGTGATCCTCCTGTTAACATGAAGACTCAGCGTAGAGGAAGTCAGCCATCTACTCCTCGTCTGTCTCCTACGTTTCCTGAGAGCATTGAACACCCACTTGCTCGGAGGGTTAGGAGCGACCCACCTAGTACAGGCAACCATGTTGGCCTTCCAATATACATCCCTGCTTTTTCTAATGGTACCAATAGTTACTCCTCTTCCAATGGTGGTTCCACCTCTAGCTCACCTCCAGAATCAAGACGAAAGCACGACTGTGTGATTTGCTTTGAGAATGAAGTTATTGCTGCCCTAGTTCCATGTGGCCACAACCTCTTCTGCATGGAATGTGCCAACAAGATCTGTGAAAAGAGAACGCCATCATGTCCAGTTTGCCAGACAGCTGTTACTCAGGCAATCCAAATTCACtcttaa